The following proteins are encoded in a genomic region of Comamonas resistens:
- the hrcA gene encoding heat-inducible transcriptional repressor HrcA, translated as MLDERAKLLLKALIERYIADGQPVGSRTLSRASGLELSPATIRNVMADLEEMGLIISPHTSAGRVPTARGYRLFVDTMLTVDRANLVTPDLVPEQPQKVIANAANLLSNLSQFVGVVMVPRRSSVFKHIEFVRLSERRFLVIIVSPEGDVQNRVIFTDVDYGSSQLIEASNFLNRHYAGLTMEEVRVRLKTEVEQLRGEVASLMQAAVNVGAEVMSGNEQEDVVIAGERNLLSVSDFSSDMGNLRRAFDLFEQKTQILRLLDFSNQADGVRIYIGGESQTVPFEDLSVVSAPYELDGQVVGTLGVIGPTRMHYDKMIQIVDITSKLVSNALSHKR; from the coding sequence ATGCTCGACGAACGTGCCAAGTTATTGCTCAAAGCGCTGATCGAGCGTTATATCGCTGACGGTCAACCAGTCGGCTCGCGCACACTCTCACGTGCATCCGGGCTTGAATTGTCGCCTGCCACCATACGCAATGTGATGGCCGACCTGGAAGAAATGGGGCTGATCATCAGTCCCCATACCTCGGCGGGCCGGGTGCCCACAGCCAGAGGTTATCGCCTGTTTGTGGACACCATGCTCACCGTGGACCGGGCGAACCTTGTAACGCCGGATCTGGTGCCCGAGCAGCCGCAGAAGGTCATTGCCAATGCGGCCAATCTGCTCTCCAACCTCTCCCAGTTTGTGGGCGTGGTCATGGTGCCGCGCCGCAGTTCCGTCTTCAAGCATATCGAGTTTGTAAGACTGTCCGAGCGGCGCTTTCTGGTCATCATTGTTTCGCCCGAGGGAGATGTGCAGAACCGGGTGATCTTCACGGATGTGGATTACGGCTCCTCGCAGCTCATCGAAGCCTCCAACTTCCTTAACCGCCACTATGCAGGACTGACCATGGAGGAGGTTCGCGTGCGCCTGAAGACCGAGGTCGAGCAGTTGCGCGGAGAAGTGGCCAGCCTTATGCAGGCTGCCGTTAATGTGGGCGCAGAGGTCATGAGCGGCAACGAACAGGAGGATGTGGTCATCGCTGGCGAGCGCAATCTGCTGTCCGTCAGCGATTTCTCCAGCGACATGGGCAATCTGCGCCGAGCCTTCGATCTGTTCGAGCAGAAAACCCAGATTCTGCGGCTGCTGGATTTTTCCAATCAGGCCGATGGCGTGCGCATCTACATTGGCGGTGAAAGCCAGACTGTGCCGTTCGAGGACCTCTCGGTCGTCAGCGCGCCCTATGAGCTCGATGGGCAGGTGGTGGGCACGCTGGGTGTGATCGGACCCACGCGCATGCACTACGACAAGATGATCCAGATTGTCGATATCACATCCAAACTGGTGAGTAATGCTCTAAGTCACAAGCGTTAG
- a CDS encoding methyltransferase: MDRFYTSPELADALVGLATLHRRTLTIADFACGEGSLLLAAERRWPAALMIANDVSAASVGSLRKSRPKWRTACSDFLNPRSVRSSSLRNHLTGVDLVLLNPPFSRRNRQTFEVAFGDEIFHASIAMAFVVNSIPFLRTDGAILAVLPDGCLVSKHDEPVWRALHKQFKVEVIRDNARSAFQGVRARTCLVRMTKLSIPLAASEHVASPPTLAIVRGCVQMHSRKVVSSRAGKPLVHTNHLQNGAVTSSGVYVVGAVLTGPALLFPRVGLVTPGKLCVLGKGRRVTLSDCVLGVACESETEVELLRQMVLADWPTFASAYRGTGAPYITLERASRVLFNISTGGRLLQTEASREELA, encoded by the coding sequence ATGGACCGCTTCTACACATCGCCCGAACTTGCCGATGCACTGGTTGGCCTCGCAACGTTGCATCGTCGTACGCTTACGATTGCCGACTTTGCATGTGGCGAAGGCAGCCTGTTGCTGGCCGCCGAGCGGCGCTGGCCAGCGGCTTTGATGATCGCCAATGACGTCTCCGCAGCATCGGTGGGCAGCCTGCGGAAGAGCCGGCCGAAGTGGCGGACAGCATGTTCGGACTTCCTGAACCCACGCTCTGTACGGTCGTCTTCGCTCCGGAATCACCTTACAGGCGTCGACCTGGTCCTGCTGAACCCTCCGTTCTCGCGTAGAAACCGACAGACTTTCGAGGTTGCGTTTGGAGATGAGATATTTCACGCCAGCATTGCAATGGCGTTTGTCGTCAACAGCATTCCGTTCCTGAGGACGGATGGCGCCATCTTGGCAGTTCTACCTGACGGATGTCTGGTGAGTAAACATGATGAGCCTGTGTGGAGGGCTCTGCACAAGCAGTTCAAAGTCGAGGTGATTCGCGACAACGCTCGGTCTGCATTCCAGGGCGTAAGGGCACGCACATGCCTAGTTCGTATGACGAAGTTGAGCATACCTTTGGCTGCCTCCGAGCATGTTGCCAGCCCACCAACGCTTGCGATTGTGCGCGGCTGCGTTCAGATGCACTCCCGCAAAGTAGTCTCGTCCCGAGCAGGAAAACCGTTGGTCCACACGAACCACTTGCAGAATGGCGCCGTAACGAGCTCCGGGGTGTATGTCGTGGGGGCGGTCCTTACTGGTCCAGCTCTCCTCTTCCCTCGCGTCGGGCTCGTCACGCCGGGTAAGTTGTGCGTGCTCGGCAAAGGTCGACGAGTGACCTTGTCGGACTGTGTTCTTGGCGTGGCTTGCGAGTCGGAGACCGAGGTTGAGTTGTTAAGGCAAATGGTGCTCGCCGACTGGCCTACTTTTGCGTCTGCCTATCGAGGAACGGGCGCGCCATATATCACGCTTGAACGTGCGTCGAGGGTACTATTCAACATCTCGACAGGCGGTCGACTACTTCAGACCGAGGCTTCGAGAGAAGAATTGGCATAG
- a CDS encoding NAD kinase, with product MTSTFRHIALIGKYHTPSAAAPSAESSASLQRIAAHVRSLGCEVILDTQSAIYAGMTDYPSMDVDGLGKHCDLGLVVGGDGTMLGVSRHLARYGTPLVGINQGRLGFVTDIALDDFESSISSILQGEYEEDERPLMHARVMRDDVCVFEAQAMNDVVVNRGSTSGMVELRIEVGGHFVSNQRADGLIVATPTGSTAYALSAGGPMLHPSIPAWVMVPIAPHNLSNRPIVLSDAQEITIEVVGGRGDVSANFDMQSLASLQHGDRILVKRADHSVHFLHPKGWNYFATLRKKLGWNEGGS from the coding sequence ATGACATCCACGTTTCGCCATATTGCCTTGATAGGCAAGTACCACACCCCTTCTGCAGCGGCTCCGTCGGCTGAGTCGAGCGCGTCGCTGCAGCGCATTGCCGCCCATGTGCGCAGCCTGGGTTGTGAAGTGATTCTGGATACCCAATCCGCCATTTATGCAGGCATGACCGACTACCCCAGCATGGACGTGGACGGGCTGGGCAAGCATTGCGACCTGGGTCTGGTCGTGGGCGGAGACGGCACCATGCTGGGTGTCAGCCGCCATCTTGCGCGCTATGGCACGCCGCTGGTGGGCATCAACCAGGGTCGCCTGGGCTTTGTGACCGATATCGCACTCGATGATTTCGAGTCTTCCATCTCCTCCATCCTGCAGGGCGAGTACGAAGAAGATGAGCGCCCGCTGATGCATGCGCGCGTCATGCGCGACGATGTCTGCGTCTTCGAGGCCCAGGCCATGAACGATGTGGTGGTCAATCGCGGCTCCACCTCCGGCATGGTGGAGCTACGTATCGAAGTCGGCGGTCATTTCGTCTCCAACCAGCGCGCCGACGGCCTGATCGTGGCGACACCCACAGGCTCCACCGCCTATGCATTGTCCGCAGGCGGCCCCATGCTGCACCCATCCATCCCGGCCTGGGTCATGGTGCCGATTGCGCCGCACAACCTCTCCAACCGCCCCATCGTGCTTTCGGACGCGCAGGAAATCACGATCGAAGTTGTTGGCGGTCGCGGTGACGTCAGTGCCAATTTCGATATGCAGTCGCTGGCATCGCTGCAGCATGGTGACCGGATTCTGGTCAAGCGAGCCGACCACAGCGTGCACTTTCTGCATCCCAAGGGCTGGAATTACTTTGCCACGCTGCGCAAAAAGCTGGGCTGGAACGAGGGAGGTTCCTGA
- a CDS encoding site-specific integrase produces MASIIKTPSGTWKAIIRKRGFPTTIKTFRVKRDADDWARTTEDEMVRGLYIRRQSADRMTLVQALERYAAEVTPTKKHYTQLGERSHLAALTKFFGAYSMSAVTPELVAKFRDQRLADGKAANTVRLDLALLGHLYAVAMREWGVGLVYNPVRLIRKPTPGAARDRRLDAGEEARLFAAVAAHSNPMLKWIVELAIETGMRRSEITSLKLEHVDMERRIVRLLDTKNGEPRTVPLSRRATEVMQEAISNPVRPDDTRLIFFGEPGRDGQRRPWQYDRVWRQILTKKGFRDLHFHDLRHEAVSRLVEQGFSDQEVSAISGHKSMQMLKRYTHLRAEDLVAKLDKRSESNLLD; encoded by the coding sequence ATGGCAAGCATCATCAAAACCCCCTCTGGCACCTGGAAGGCCATCATCCGCAAGCGCGGCTTTCCCACCACCATCAAGACTTTCCGCGTCAAGCGAGATGCCGATGATTGGGCTCGCACGACTGAGGATGAAATGGTGCGCGGCTTGTACATTCGTAGACAGTCCGCCGATCGCATGACGTTGGTCCAGGCTCTGGAGCGCTATGCGGCTGAAGTCACTCCCACCAAAAAGCATTACACCCAGCTCGGTGAGCGATCGCATCTTGCTGCCTTGACGAAGTTCTTTGGGGCGTACTCCATGAGTGCAGTGACGCCCGAGCTGGTAGCTAAATTCCGTGATCAGCGTTTGGCTGATGGCAAGGCTGCCAACACAGTGCGGCTTGACTTAGCGCTGTTAGGCCATCTGTACGCTGTGGCTATGCGTGAATGGGGTGTAGGGCTCGTTTACAACCCGGTGCGCTTGATTAGGAAGCCTACTCCTGGCGCTGCCCGCGACCGGCGTTTGGATGCTGGTGAAGAAGCTCGATTGTTTGCCGCAGTGGCAGCACATAGCAATCCCATGTTGAAGTGGATTGTGGAGCTGGCTATTGAGACTGGAATGCGCCGATCCGAAATAACTTCATTAAAGCTAGAGCACGTGGACATGGAGCGGCGTATCGTCAGACTGCTTGACACTAAAAATGGTGAGCCACGAACCGTTCCTCTCAGTCGGCGGGCTACCGAAGTGATGCAAGAGGCTATTTCTAACCCTGTTCGTCCTGACGATACCCGTCTTATATTTTTTGGAGAACCTGGCCGGGATGGTCAGAGAAGACCATGGCAATATGATCGAGTTTGGCGCCAAATTTTGACGAAGAAAGGGTTCCGTGACCTTCACTTTCACGATCTTCGCCATGAGGCTGTAAGCCGTCTAGTTGAGCAAGGTTTCAGCGATCAAGAGGTGTCTGCGATCAGTGGGCACAAATCCATGCAGATGCTGAAGCGCTATACCCACTTAAGGGCAGAAGATTTGGTTGCGAAGCTGGACAAGAGAAGTGAATCAAACTTACTCGATTGA
- the recN gene encoding DNA repair protein RecN encodes MALKRIVLRDFVIVQSLDLDWQAGFTVLTGETGAGKSIMLDALQLVLGARADAQVVREGCNQADICAAFDCPASLQTWLEEAGFAQEPELLLRRVIDNQGRSRAWINGTPATATQLRQLGDQLIDIHGQHAWQSLTRPDAARAMLDTYGSIDTSGLKTLWSNWRSASQALEQALAAQDNLQRERERLQWQISELDKLAPRDDEWEELNAQHTRLSHAQTLMDSAQTCLQLLEDDDAGAATPLGRAHHMLQDQEHLEPEFKDIADVLGSCVAQLHDARHSLQAYLRRADLDPEQLADLDQRLSLWMQLARRYKRTPQELPSLLQGWKQELRQLDAAVDVDGLRATEQAALQRFQTEARQVSQQRSLAAPRLSRAITQSMQSLGMKGGRFEVQLESSQTNSPAGTDNVTFLVAGHTGATPKPIAKVASGGELSRISLAIAVTTSELGQAGTLIFDEVDSGVGGAVAETVGRLMRSLGVSRQVLAVTHLPQVAAYADQHYRVTKRPKSNTTISSVDPLEGAEREMEMARMLGGEHLSEATMAHAREMLGMARLTSTPHLNTPGLRDNKSTTAARKTGSRVRGV; translated from the coding sequence ATGGCCTTGAAGCGCATCGTCCTGAGGGACTTTGTGATCGTGCAGTCGCTGGATCTGGACTGGCAGGCAGGTTTCACGGTGCTGACCGGCGAGACCGGGGCCGGCAAATCCATCATGCTCGACGCCTTGCAACTGGTGCTGGGTGCACGCGCCGACGCTCAGGTTGTGCGTGAAGGCTGCAACCAGGCAGACATCTGCGCGGCATTTGACTGCCCCGCTTCATTGCAGACCTGGCTGGAAGAGGCCGGCTTTGCGCAAGAGCCTGAATTGCTGCTGCGCCGCGTGATCGACAACCAGGGCCGCAGCCGTGCCTGGATCAACGGCACCCCGGCTACGGCCACCCAGTTGCGCCAGCTCGGCGATCAGCTGATCGACATCCATGGCCAGCATGCCTGGCAAAGCCTGACACGCCCCGATGCGGCGCGCGCCATGCTGGACACCTACGGAAGCATAGACACCAGCGGCCTCAAAACACTGTGGTCCAACTGGCGCTCGGCCAGCCAGGCACTGGAGCAGGCCCTGGCAGCCCAGGACAATCTGCAGCGCGAGCGTGAACGCCTGCAATGGCAGATTTCCGAGCTGGACAAACTCGCCCCGCGCGACGATGAGTGGGAGGAGCTCAACGCGCAGCACACGCGACTGTCCCATGCGCAGACCTTGATGGACAGCGCCCAGACCTGCCTGCAGTTGCTGGAGGATGACGATGCCGGTGCGGCTACGCCATTGGGCAGAGCTCACCACATGCTTCAGGATCAGGAACATCTGGAGCCGGAATTCAAGGACATCGCCGATGTGTTGGGCTCCTGCGTGGCCCAGCTGCATGATGCTCGCCATTCACTGCAGGCCTATTTGCGCCGCGCAGACCTGGACCCGGAACAACTGGCCGATCTGGATCAGCGCCTGTCGCTCTGGATGCAGCTGGCACGCCGCTACAAGCGCACACCGCAGGAGCTGCCTAGTCTGCTGCAGGGCTGGAAGCAGGAGCTGCGCCAGTTGGATGCTGCCGTGGATGTGGATGGTCTGCGCGCTACGGAGCAAGCGGCCTTGCAGCGCTTTCAGACCGAAGCGCGTCAGGTCTCTCAGCAACGCAGCCTGGCCGCCCCGCGCCTGTCGCGTGCCATCACGCAATCCATGCAAAGCCTGGGCATGAAAGGCGGTCGCTTCGAAGTTCAGCTGGAATCCTCCCAGACCAACAGCCCTGCAGGCACGGACAATGTGACTTTTCTGGTCGCAGGCCATACTGGCGCAACCCCCAAACCGATTGCCAAGGTGGCATCGGGTGGCGAGCTGTCTCGCATCTCGCTGGCAATTGCCGTCACGACCAGTGAACTGGGCCAAGCCGGCACGCTGATTTTTGACGAGGTGGATTCCGGCGTCGGCGGAGCCGTTGCAGAGACGGTGGGTCGCCTCATGCGCTCGCTGGGTGTATCTCGCCAGGTGCTGGCCGTGACCCATCTGCCCCAGGTGGCGGCCTATGCCGACCAGCATTACCGCGTCACCAAGCGTCCCAAGTCCAACACCACGATCAGCAGCGTGGACCCCCTGGAAGGCGCGGAGCGCGAAATGGAAATGGCTCGCATGCTGGGCGGAGAGCACCTGTCCGAAGCGACCATGGCACATGCCAGAGAAATGCTGGGCATGGCAAGATTGACGTCCACCCCCCATCTGAATACGCCCGGCCTCCGGGACAACAAATCGACGACTGCGGCCCGCAAAACGGGCAGCAGAGTCAGAGGAGTCTGA